In one window of Macrobrachium nipponense isolate FS-2020 chromosome 2, ASM1510439v2, whole genome shotgun sequence DNA:
- the LOC135221194 gene encoding serine-aspartate repeat-containing protein I-like encodes MAIFSRKPATLAMETFSREPATLAMETFSREPATLAMAIFSRKPATLAMEKFSRKPVTLAMAIFSRKPATLAMAIFSRKPATLAMETFSRKPATLAMETFSRKPATLAMETFSRKPATLAMAIFSRKPATLAMETFSRKPATLAMAIFSRKPATLAMAIFRKPATLAMEKFSRKPATLAMAIFSRKPATLAMAIFSRKPATLAMETFSRKPATLAMAIFSRKPATLAMAIFSRKPATLAMETFSRKPATLAMAIFSRKPATLAMAIFSREPATLAMAIFSRKPAILAMETFSRKPAILAMEHSESQQY; translated from the coding sequence ATGGCAATATTTTCTAGAAAGCCAGCAACATTAGCGATGGAAACATTTTCTAGAGAGCCAGCAACATTAGCAATGGAAACATTTTCTAGAGAGCCAGCAACATTAGCGATGGCAATATTTTCTAGAAAGCCAGCAACATTAGCGAtggaaaaattttctagaaagcCAGTAACATTAGCGATGGCAATATTTTCTAGAAAGCCAGCAACATTAGCGATGGCAATATTTTCTAGAAAGCCAGCAACATTAGCGATGGAAACATTTTCTAGAAAGCCAGCAACATTAGCGATGGAAACATTTTCTAGAAAGCCAGCAACATTAGCGATGGAAACATTTTCTAGAAAGCCAGCAACATTAGCGATGGCAATATTTTCTAGAAAGCCAGCAACATTAGCGATGGAAACATTTTCTAGAAAGCCAGCAACATTAGCGATGGCAATATTTTCTAGAAAGCCAGCAACATTAGCGATGGCAATATTTCGAAAGCCAGCAACATTAGCAAtggaaaaattttctagaaagcCAGCAACATTAGCGATGGCAATATTTTCTAGAAAGCCAGCAACATTAGCGATGGCAATATTTTCTAGAAAGCCAGCAACATTAGCAATGGAAACATTTTCTAGAAAGCCAGCAACATTAGCGATGGCAATATTTTCTAGAAAGCCAGCAACATTAGCGATGGCAATATTTTCTAGAAAGCCAGCAACATTAGCAATGGAAACATTTTCTAGAAAGCCAGCAACATTAGCGATGGCAATATTTTCTAGAAAGCCAGCAACATTAGCGATGGCAATATTTTCTAGAGAGCCAGCAACATTAGCAATGGCAATATTTTCTAGAAAGCCAGCAATATTAGCGATGGAAACATTTTCCAGAAAGCCAGCAATATTAGCGATGGAACACTCAGAAAGCCAGCAATATTAG